A genomic segment from Salvia splendens isolate huo1 chromosome 13, SspV2, whole genome shotgun sequence encodes:
- the LOC121761869 gene encoding E3 SUMO-protein ligase MMS21-like isoform X4 codes for MKPSYVLFGRRNHHMLVKQLEDGVVNLVKAADECTHLSSSIQSIGKDYQPAAELTNFSKLFDKKIKRSKADVSSVSQSQLWLRQFREAIWKVHHEGQPMPGEEQEDIIMTSTECTILNATCPLTGKPITELAEPVRSMDCKHIYEKKAIMQHLRTRTAQIRCPVTGCPKKLVVDRVDCDPFLLMEIDEMRSLNAQRATAGVIEDFTQLEQD; via the exons ATGAAGCCATCATATGTTTTGTTTGGAAGAAGAAACCATCATATGTTG GTGAAGCAGCTTGAAGATGGAGTTGTTAACTTAGTGAAAGCTGCAGATGAGTGTACTCATCTTTCGAGCAGTATCCAATCTATAGGAAAAGATTACCAGCCTGCAGCTGAG CTAACTAACTTCAGTAAGCTCTTCGATAAGAAAATCAAAAGATCAAAGGCTGATGTGTCATCTGTCTCACAGAGCCAGTTATGGTTACGACAGTTCCGTGAAGCTATCTGG AAAGTTCATCACGAAGGACAACCTATGCCAGGTGAAGAGCAAGAGGACATAATAATGACCAGCACGGAGTGCACTATTTTAAATGCCACCTGTCCACTGACAGGAAAACCTATCACTGAACTAGCGGAACCTGTTAGAAG CATGGATTGCAAGCACATATATGAGAAGAAGGCTATCATGCAACATTTAAGGACGAGAACCGCACAGATCCGTTGCCCGGTGACAG GTTGCCCGAAAAAATTGGTGGTAGACAGAGTGGATTGCGACCCCTTTTTACTAATGGAAATTGATGAAATGCGATCACTTAATGCACAACGTGCCACAGCTGGTGTGATCGAAGATTTCACTCAGCTGGAACAAGATTAA
- the LOC121761869 gene encoding E3 SUMO-protein ligase MMS21-like isoform X3 — MASASAPRNGVQGRIASAATTLAAENQTLIAEIRRATVMMKEVGVDFEKDNEFDMVKQLEDGVVNLVKAADECTHLSSSIQSIGKDYQPAAELTNFSKLFDKKIKRSKADVSSVSQSQLWLRQFREAIWKVHHEGQPMPGEEQEDIIMTSTECTILNATCPLTGKPITELAEPVRSMDCKHIYEKKAIMQHLRTRTAQIRCPVTGCPKKLVVDRVDCDPFLLMEIDEMRSLNAQRATAGVIEDFTQLEQD, encoded by the exons ATGGCGTCCGCCTCTGCTCCGCGCAACGGTGTACAGGGAAGAATTGCGTCGGCGGCTACAACGCTTGCCGCCGAGAACCAGACTCTTATTGCT GAGATTAGAAGGGCTACAGTTATGATGAAAGAAGTTGGAGTCGATTTCGAGAAGGACAACGAATTTGACATG GTGAAGCAGCTTGAAGATGGAGTTGTTAACTTAGTGAAAGCTGCAGATGAGTGTACTCATCTTTCGAGCAGTATCCAATCTATAGGAAAAGATTACCAGCCTGCAGCTGAG CTAACTAACTTCAGTAAGCTCTTCGATAAGAAAATCAAAAGATCAAAGGCTGATGTGTCATCTGTCTCACAGAGCCAGTTATGGTTACGACAGTTCCGTGAAGCTATCTGG AAAGTTCATCACGAAGGACAACCTATGCCAGGTGAAGAGCAAGAGGACATAATAATGACCAGCACGGAGTGCACTATTTTAAATGCCACCTGTCCACTGACAGGAAAACCTATCACTGAACTAGCGGAACCTGTTAGAAG CATGGATTGCAAGCACATATATGAGAAGAAGGCTATCATGCAACATTTAAGGACGAGAACCGCACAGATCCGTTGCCCGGTGACAG GTTGCCCGAAAAAATTGGTGGTAGACAGAGTGGATTGCGACCCCTTTTTACTAATGGAAATTGATGAAATGCGATCACTTAATGCACAACGTGCCACAGCTGGTGTGATCGAAGATTTCACTCAGCTGGAACAAGATTAA
- the LOC121761869 gene encoding E3 SUMO-protein ligase MMS21-like isoform X1 has protein sequence MASASAPRNGVQGRIASAATTLAAENQTLIAEIRRATVMMKEVGVDFEKDNEFDMPSYVLFGRRNHHMLVSILCDSNYQIVCIVNLALQVKQLEDGVVNLVKAADECTHLSSSIQSIGKDYQPAAELTNFSKLFDKKIKRSKADVSSVSQSQLWLRQFREAIWKVHHEGQPMPGEEQEDIIMTSTECTILNATCPLTGKPITELAEPVRSMDCKHIYEKKAIMQHLRTRTAQIRCPVTGCPKKLVVDRVDCDPFLLMEIDEMRSLNAQRATAGVIEDFTQLEQD, from the exons ATGGCGTCCGCCTCTGCTCCGCGCAACGGTGTACAGGGAAGAATTGCGTCGGCGGCTACAACGCTTGCCGCCGAGAACCAGACTCTTATTGCT GAGATTAGAAGGGCTACAGTTATGATGAAAGAAGTTGGAGTCGATTTCGAGAAGGACAACGAATTTGACATG CCATCATATGTTTTGTTTGGAAGAAGAAACCATCATATGTTGGTAAGTATATTATGTGATTCAAATTATCAAATAGTATGTATTGTCAATTTGGCACTGCAGGTGAAGCAGCTTGAAGATGGAGTTGTTAACTTAGTGAAAGCTGCAGATGAGTGTACTCATCTTTCGAGCAGTATCCAATCTATAGGAAAAGATTACCAGCCTGCAGCTGAG CTAACTAACTTCAGTAAGCTCTTCGATAAGAAAATCAAAAGATCAAAGGCTGATGTGTCATCTGTCTCACAGAGCCAGTTATGGTTACGACAGTTCCGTGAAGCTATCTGG AAAGTTCATCACGAAGGACAACCTATGCCAGGTGAAGAGCAAGAGGACATAATAATGACCAGCACGGAGTGCACTATTTTAAATGCCACCTGTCCACTGACAGGAAAACCTATCACTGAACTAGCGGAACCTGTTAGAAG CATGGATTGCAAGCACATATATGAGAAGAAGGCTATCATGCAACATTTAAGGACGAGAACCGCACAGATCCGTTGCCCGGTGACAG GTTGCCCGAAAAAATTGGTGGTAGACAGAGTGGATTGCGACCCCTTTTTACTAATGGAAATTGATGAAATGCGATCACTTAATGCACAACGTGCCACAGCTGGTGTGATCGAAGATTTCACTCAGCTGGAACAAGATTAA
- the LOC121761869 gene encoding E3 SUMO-protein ligase MMS21-like isoform X2, which yields MASASAPRNGVQGRIASAATTLAAENQTLIAEIRRATVMMKEVGVDFEKDNEFDMPSYVLFGRRNHHMLVKQLEDGVVNLVKAADECTHLSSSIQSIGKDYQPAAELTNFSKLFDKKIKRSKADVSSVSQSQLWLRQFREAIWKVHHEGQPMPGEEQEDIIMTSTECTILNATCPLTGKPITELAEPVRSMDCKHIYEKKAIMQHLRTRTAQIRCPVTGCPKKLVVDRVDCDPFLLMEIDEMRSLNAQRATAGVIEDFTQLEQD from the exons ATGGCGTCCGCCTCTGCTCCGCGCAACGGTGTACAGGGAAGAATTGCGTCGGCGGCTACAACGCTTGCCGCCGAGAACCAGACTCTTATTGCT GAGATTAGAAGGGCTACAGTTATGATGAAAGAAGTTGGAGTCGATTTCGAGAAGGACAACGAATTTGACATG CCATCATATGTTTTGTTTGGAAGAAGAAACCATCATATGTTG GTGAAGCAGCTTGAAGATGGAGTTGTTAACTTAGTGAAAGCTGCAGATGAGTGTACTCATCTTTCGAGCAGTATCCAATCTATAGGAAAAGATTACCAGCCTGCAGCTGAG CTAACTAACTTCAGTAAGCTCTTCGATAAGAAAATCAAAAGATCAAAGGCTGATGTGTCATCTGTCTCACAGAGCCAGTTATGGTTACGACAGTTCCGTGAAGCTATCTGG AAAGTTCATCACGAAGGACAACCTATGCCAGGTGAAGAGCAAGAGGACATAATAATGACCAGCACGGAGTGCACTATTTTAAATGCCACCTGTCCACTGACAGGAAAACCTATCACTGAACTAGCGGAACCTGTTAGAAG CATGGATTGCAAGCACATATATGAGAAGAAGGCTATCATGCAACATTTAAGGACGAGAACCGCACAGATCCGTTGCCCGGTGACAG GTTGCCCGAAAAAATTGGTGGTAGACAGAGTGGATTGCGACCCCTTTTTACTAATGGAAATTGATGAAATGCGATCACTTAATGCACAACGTGCCACAGCTGGTGTGATCGAAGATTTCACTCAGCTGGAACAAGATTAA
- the LOC121762316 gene encoding UV-B-induced protein At3g17800, chloroplastic-like, producing the protein METVAAFRASVCSISLNWASRSGPTTPDVRVGLRPVLSKAWIQQTPLVSRFKTGNKKASYLSRRSTATRASMQPSDSGSSEAPIAPLQMESPIGQFLSQILASHPHLVPAAVEQQLEQLQTDREAEREKEEPSASGTDLVLYRRIAEVKANERKKALEEILYALVVQKFMDASVSLIPTITPSTPGGPAHVDKWPGQDDKLEHVHSPEAYEMIQNHLSLILGNRLGDSTSVAQISRIRVGQVYAASVMYGYFLKRIDQRFQLEKSMKVLPQSIDNVDEQVALEGTRPSDSDINKSHRKAQPHPEMSSFSGGAGVGIGIDGLKPSRLRTYVMSFDGESLQKYATIRSKEAISIIEKHTESLFGRPEIAITPEGTIDPQKDEAIKISFGGLRRLVLEAVTFGSFLWDVESYVDSRYHFVAN; encoded by the exons ATGGAAACGGTGGCGGCATTTCGGGCTTCTGTTTGCAGTATCTCCCTCAATTGGGCTTCCCGGTCCGGCCCGACAACACCCGATGTCAGGGTCGGGCTGAGGCCTGTGCTCTCCAAGGCTTGGATTCAG CAAACACCACTTGTTTCAAGATTCAAGACGGGAAACAAAAAAGCGAGCTATTTGAGCAGGAGGAGCACTGCAACCAGAGCTTCTATGCAACCTTCCGACTCTGGTAGTTCGGAAGCTCCTATTGCTCCTCTACAGATGGAGTCTCCCATAGGGCAGTTTCTCTCTCAGATATTAGCAAGTCACCCGCATCTTGTTCCTGCTGCTGTAGAACAGCAACTTGAACAACTGCAAACCGACCGTGAggcagagagagagaaggaagagcCATCTGCATCTGGAACTGATCTTGTTTTATACAG GAGAATTGCGGAGGTTAAAGCTAATGAAAGAAAGAAGGCCCTGGAAGAGATCTTGTACGCATTGGTGGTACAGAAATTCATGGATGCCAGCGTATCCCTGATTCCTACAATCACTCCATCAACGCCTGGTGGTCCTGCTCATGTTGATAAGTGGCCCGGCCAAGATGATAAATTGGAGCACGTGCACTCTCCTGAAGCGTACGAGATGATTCAGAACCACTTGTCTCTCATTCTTGGGAACCGGCTTGGCGACTCTACTTCTGTAGCTCAAATAAGCAGAATAAGGGTTGGGCAGGTTTATGCCGCTTCTGTTATGTATGGATATTTCCTTAAACGTATAGACCAAAGGTTTCAGTTGGAGAAGAGTATGAAAGTCCTTCCCCAGAGTATTGATAATGTTGATGAACAAGTTGCATTGGAGGGAACAAGACCAAGTGATAGCGACATTAATAAGTCTCACAGGAAAGCTCAACCTCACCCAGAAATGTCATCATTTTCTGGAGGCGCTGGTGTTGGTATTGGTATTGATGGGTTAAAGCCATCCAGATTGCGAACTTATGTCATGTCATTTGATGGAGAGTCGCTTCAAAAATATGCAACCATCAGATCTAAGGAGGCTATTAGCATCATTGAGAAACATACAGAATCATTATTTGGTAGGCCTGAGATCGCAATCACACCTGAAGGAACCATTGATCCCCAGAAGGATGAAGCCATCAAAATTAGCTTTGGTGGCCTGAGGAGACTTGTTTTGGAAGCTGTGACTTTTGGTTCTTTCCTTTGGGATGTTGAGAGCTATGTGGATTCAAGGTACCATTTTGTTGCAAACTAA